From the Candidatus Bathyarchaeia archaeon genome, one window contains:
- a CDS encoding class I SAM-dependent methyltransferase, translating into MSTLQSDEIKQRQRMQWDASAPGWKKWERQFIHNLQPLTNLLVKSTGIKPGYSVLDLACGTGEPGLTIANIVGSNGRVVGVDLAPGMLVVARERMASQGLKDVTSQVNEHDDLPALQDSSFDAAVCRLGLMFMPDPVRMLKAIRRVLKPGGKASVVVWGPPEKAPFFSVPMKAVMKHLPDTKPLPPGTPGGPFGIPSQEMLGGLFTKAGFSNFKSQTADVTVFDAKSPEEYWEASTETAGPIVLLLSKMSPEKKKDVREELVQTLRGMFPSGPVRLGGEAIVGTGTKAAI; encoded by the coding sequence ATGTCAACCTTACAGTCGGACGAGATTAAGCAGCGTCAACGAATGCAGTGGGACGCATCTGCGCCAGGCTGGAAAAAGTGGGAGAGACAGTTCATCCACAATCTTCAACCTCTCACCAACCTACTGGTGAAGAGTACCGGCATCAAACCCGGATACTCGGTTCTCGACCTGGCCTGTGGAACAGGCGAACCCGGGTTGACGATTGCGAACATTGTCGGGTCAAACGGAAGAGTTGTGGGAGTCGACTTGGCTCCGGGTATGTTGGTCGTGGCGAGGGAGCGAATGGCTTCTCAGGGTCTCAAGGATGTGACGTCTCAGGTGAATGAACACGACGATCTGCCAGCATTACAGGATAGCAGTTTCGACGCCGCAGTTTGCCGTCTAGGACTGATGTTCATGCCTGACCCTGTTCGCATGCTCAAGGCCATTCGCCGGGTCCTCAAGCCTGGCGGGAAAGCTTCCGTCGTTGTGTGGGGTCCTCCCGAAAAAGCTCCATTCTTCTCCGTGCCCATGAAGGCCGTAATGAAACATCTTCCAGACACTAAGCCTCTTCCGCCAGGGACCCCCGGAGGACCCTTCGGTATTCCAAGCCAAGAAATGCTTGGGGGACTCTTCACAAAAGCTGGCTTTTCAAACTTCAAGTCTCAGACAGCCGATGTAACCGTGTTTGACGCGAAGAGTCCGGAAGAATACTGGGAAGCGTCAACAGAGACAGCAGGACCCATCGTTCTACTTCTCTCGAAAATGTCTCCCGAAAAGAAAAAGGACGTGAGAGAAGAATTGGTCCAAACATTACGCGGCATGTTTCCATCAGGTCCAGTTAGACTTGGAGGAGAAGCGATAGTCGGGACAGGCACCAAGGCCGCAATCTGA